A single window of Microbispora hainanensis DNA harbors:
- a CDS encoding IS256 family transposase, with amino-acid sequence MTTVIQASEATNDLEDAAVARKKPQASEQELVAKLVEQARADGLELVGDNGLLGRLTKLVLESALEGELTDHLGYDKHERGASQTGNARNGTRTKTVITDVGPVEIDVPRDRDASFEPKIVAKRQRRLSGVDEMVISLAAKGLTTGEISAHLAEVYGAQVSKQTISTITDKVIEGMTEWQNRPLDPVYPVVFIDAIHVKIRDGQVANRPIYVALAVTVDGERDILGLWAGDGGEGAKFWLHVLTEIKNRGAGDALMVVCDGLKGLPQAIEQVWPQAVVQTCVVHLLRASFRYAARQHWDAIAKALRPVYTAPTEAAALERFMEFAEAWGSRYPAIVKLWEDAWAEFVPFLNFDAEIRRVICSTNAIESVNARIRRAVKARGHFPNEQAALKCVYMAIMSLDPTGKGRKRWVTRWKAALNAFAITFEGRLSPASR; translated from the coding sequence ATGACTACTGTGATCCAGGCATCGGAAGCGACGAATGACCTGGAGGACGCCGCGGTGGCGCGTAAGAAGCCGCAGGCCTCAGAGCAGGAACTGGTGGCCAAGCTGGTCGAGCAGGCCCGCGCTGATGGCCTGGAGCTGGTCGGCGACAACGGGCTGCTGGGCCGGCTGACCAAGCTGGTGCTGGAGTCCGCCTTGGAAGGCGAACTCACCGACCATCTCGGCTACGACAAGCACGAACGCGGCGCGAGCCAGACGGGCAACGCCCGGAACGGCACCCGTACCAAGACGGTGATCACCGACGTCGGGCCCGTCGAGATCGATGTGCCGCGGGACCGGGACGCCAGCTTCGAGCCGAAGATCGTGGCCAAGCGGCAGCGGCGCCTGTCCGGCGTCGATGAGATGGTCATCTCGCTCGCTGCCAAGGGCCTGACCACGGGCGAGATCTCCGCGCACCTGGCCGAGGTGTACGGCGCGCAGGTATCCAAGCAGACCATCTCCACCATCACCGACAAGGTGATCGAGGGCATGACCGAGTGGCAGAACCGGCCGCTCGACCCCGTCTACCCGGTGGTGTTCATCGACGCGATCCACGTGAAGATCCGCGATGGTCAGGTCGCCAATCGGCCCATCTACGTCGCCCTGGCTGTGACGGTCGACGGCGAACGCGACATCCTCGGCCTGTGGGCCGGTGACGGCGGTGAGGGCGCCAAGTTCTGGCTGCACGTGCTGACCGAGATCAAGAACCGCGGTGCGGGTGATGCGCTGATGGTGGTCTGCGACGGGCTCAAGGGCCTGCCGCAGGCGATCGAGCAGGTCTGGCCCCAGGCGGTGGTGCAGACCTGTGTGGTGCACCTGCTGCGCGCCAGCTTCCGGTACGCCGCCCGCCAGCACTGGGACGCGATCGCCAAAGCGCTGCGGCCTGTTTACACAGCCCCGACCGAGGCGGCGGCGCTGGAGCGGTTCATGGAGTTCGCCGAGGCCTGGGGCAGCCGGTATCCGGCGATCGTGAAGCTGTGGGAGGACGCCTGGGCCGAGTTCGTGCCCTTCCTCAACTTCGATGCCGAGATCCGCCGGGTGATCTGCTCGACGAACGCGATCGAGTCGGTCAACGCCCGCATCCGCCGGGCGGTCAAGGCCCGCGGCCACTTCCCCAACGAGCAGGCCGCGCTCAAGTGCGTCTACATGGCGATCATGAGTCTCGACCCCACGGGCAAGGGCCGCAAACGCTGGGTCACCCGCTGGAAGGCCGCCCTCAACGCCTTCGCCATCACCTTCGAAGGCCGGCTGTCCCCGGCCTCGCGATAG
- a CDS encoding IS1380 family transposase, which produces MKTIALQRKIVVSADGSGLVSQAGGLLLLETLRVTGLGRELSAQLERWRPSRAVHDPGKVIADLALTLALGGDCLADIAMLRAQPELFGPIASDPTVSRVIDRLAADPVRALKAIRAARATARQRAWALAGPHAPGTDGQLIPLDIDATIVIAHSDKQQAAPTWKKTFGFHPMTVFADHGATGGGEPLAIMLRPGNAGSNTAADHITATRLALAQLPKHRRRQVLIRADSGGGTREFLTWLSRPGRRLSYSIGFALTEEIQAAILALPAQAWTPAYDSGGQVRPGAWVAELTGLVKLDGWPKGMRLIVRKERPHPGAQLRFTDIDGHRFTCFVTDTRRGQLADLELRHRRRARCEDRIRAAKDTGLRNLPLHDFDQNQIWCEVVALACELLAWMQMLALDGPARRYEPKRLRLRLFAVAARLVRGGRRLRLRIAASWPWAGQLVTAITRLQALPAPT; this is translated from the coding sequence GTGAAGACTATCGCGTTGCAGCGCAAGATCGTGGTGTCCGCCGACGGCTCGGGACTCGTCTCGCAGGCCGGTGGGCTGCTGTTGCTGGAGACGTTGCGGGTCACCGGCCTGGGCAGGGAACTATCGGCGCAGCTGGAACGGTGGCGTCCGTCCCGGGCGGTACACGACCCGGGCAAAGTCATCGCCGATCTGGCCCTCACGCTGGCGTTAGGCGGGGACTGCCTGGCCGACATCGCGATGCTCCGCGCTCAGCCCGAGCTGTTCGGCCCGATCGCCTCCGACCCGACCGTGTCCCGGGTGATCGACCGCCTGGCCGCCGACCCCGTCCGCGCGCTTAAGGCGATCCGCGCCGCCCGTGCCACCGCCCGGCAGCGGGCCTGGGCCCTGGCCGGCCCCCACGCCCCCGGCACCGACGGCCAGCTGATTCCCCTCGACATCGACGCGACCATCGTCATCGCCCACTCTGACAAGCAACAGGCCGCGCCGACCTGGAAGAAGACCTTCGGGTTCCACCCGATGACGGTCTTCGCCGACCACGGAGCGACCGGGGGCGGGGAACCCTTGGCGATCATGCTGCGGCCCGGCAACGCCGGATCCAACACCGCCGCCGACCACATCACCGCCACCCGGCTGGCGCTGGCCCAGCTTCCCAAGCACCGCCGCCGTCAGGTACTGATCCGCGCCGATTCCGGCGGCGGCACCCGCGAGTTCCTCACCTGGCTGTCCCGGCCCGGGCGGCGGCTGTCGTACTCCATCGGGTTCGCCCTCACCGAAGAAATCCAGGCCGCGATTCTGGCTCTGCCCGCGCAGGCGTGGACGCCCGCCTACGACTCAGGCGGGCAGGTACGGCCGGGTGCGTGGGTGGCCGAGCTGACCGGCCTGGTGAAGCTGGACGGCTGGCCGAAGGGCATGCGCCTGATTGTGCGCAAAGAGCGCCCGCACCCGGGCGCGCAGTTGCGCTTCACCGACATCGACGGGCACCGCTTCACCTGTTTTGTCACCGACACCCGCCGCGGTCAGCTCGCCGACCTGGAGCTACGCCACCGCCGCCGCGCCCGCTGCGAAGACCGCATCCGCGCCGCCAAGGACACCGGGCTGCGCAACCTGCCGCTGCACGACTTCGACCAGAATCAGATCTGGTGTGAGGTCGTCGCCCTGGCCTGCGAACTCCTGGCTTGGATGCAGATGCTCGCCCTGGATGGGCCGGCCCGCCGTTATGAGCCCAAACGGCTGCGGCTTCGCCTGTTCGCCGTCGCCGCCCGCCTGGTCCGCGGCGGACGCCGCCTACGCCTGCGCATCGCCGCGTCCTGGCCCTGGGCCGGCCAACTGGTCACCGCCATCACCCGGCTCCAAGCACTCCCGGCACCGACCTGA
- a CDS encoding IS1634 family transposase: MSPYVRTVKTASGARAVQIVYSSRRGSREIEHIGSAHDDAELETLRAVARQRLAAGQQELDLGLDDGPMAGGPLEIVSSRMEHLWDALSRAYDTLGFAAAAGGDEVFRQLVLARVIEPTSKHDSLRVLGEAGIDAVSYATVKRRLPDYAAPQWRQALAGACAAHTRLGPASLVLYDVSTLYFETDAGDGFREPGFSKERRLDPQITIGLLTDSSGFPLMVTAFEGNKAETHTMLPVIEGFMAAHHLPDVTIVADAGMISEANKQAIEAAGLSFILGMKIPEVPYVVKQWRREHPGTPIPDGHIFIQPWPSGSSRPRRDQMIYYQYRAERARRTLRGIDEQVAKAQRAVDGQAPVKRNRFIRLSGATKSVNTELVDKAKALAGLKGYITNLAACPDGTPITAEFVISSYHRLFEIEKSFRMSKHDLKARPIYHHKRESIDAHLTIVFAALAVGRWIEARTGWSIKKFVRTARRYRTVRIQAGNHVLTAADPLPTDLRNALKRIRSPEGAH; the protein is encoded by the coding sequence GTGTCTCCGTACGTGCGGACGGTGAAGACGGCCTCAGGCGCCCGGGCGGTGCAGATCGTCTACTCCTCCCGCCGCGGATCGCGGGAGATCGAGCACATCGGGTCGGCGCACGACGACGCCGAGTTGGAGACGCTCAGGGCGGTGGCGCGTCAGCGGCTGGCCGCCGGCCAGCAGGAACTGGACCTGGGGCTGGACGATGGGCCGATGGCGGGCGGGCCGCTGGAGATCGTCAGCTCGCGGATGGAACACCTGTGGGACGCGCTGTCCCGCGCCTACGACACGCTGGGGTTTGCTGCCGCGGCCGGGGGCGATGAGGTGTTCCGGCAGCTGGTGCTCGCGCGGGTGATCGAACCGACGAGCAAGCACGACAGCCTGCGCGTGCTCGGCGAGGCCGGGATCGATGCGGTGTCGTATGCCACGGTGAAGCGCCGCCTGCCGGACTACGCCGCACCGCAGTGGCGCCAGGCCCTGGCCGGTGCATGCGCGGCCCACACCCGCCTCGGGCCGGCCAGCCTGGTCCTCTACGACGTGTCAACCTTGTACTTCGAGACCGACGCCGGGGATGGGTTCCGCGAGCCGGGCTTTTCCAAGGAACGCCGCCTGGACCCGCAGATCACGATCGGGCTGCTCACCGACTCCTCCGGGTTCCCGCTCATGGTGACCGCCTTCGAGGGCAACAAGGCCGAGACCCACACCATGCTCCCGGTGATCGAAGGGTTCATGGCGGCCCACCACCTGCCGGACGTCACGATCGTGGCCGACGCCGGGATGATCTCCGAGGCGAACAAGCAGGCCATCGAAGCCGCTGGGCTGTCGTTCATCCTCGGCATGAAGATCCCCGAGGTGCCGTATGTGGTCAAGCAGTGGCGGCGCGAGCACCCCGGCACCCCGATCCCCGACGGGCACATCTTCATCCAGCCCTGGCCGTCGGGATCGAGCCGGCCCCGCCGCGACCAGATGATCTACTACCAGTACCGGGCAGAGCGGGCCCGGCGCACCCTGCGCGGCATCGACGAGCAGGTCGCCAAGGCCCAGCGCGCCGTCGACGGGCAGGCGCCGGTCAAGCGCAACCGGTTCATCAGGCTGTCCGGCGCTACCAAGAGCGTCAACACCGAGCTGGTGGACAAGGCCAAGGCCCTGGCCGGGCTCAAGGGCTACATCACCAATCTCGCCGCCTGCCCGGACGGGACGCCCATCACCGCCGAGTTCGTCATCAGCTCCTACCATCGGCTGTTCGAGATCGAAAAGTCCTTCCGGATGAGCAAGCACGACCTCAAAGCACGGCCGATCTACCACCACAAACGCGAGTCCATCGACGCGCACCTGACGATCGTGTTCGCCGCCCTGGCGGTCGGCCGGTGGATCGAGGCACGGACCGGATGGTCGATCAAGAAGTTCGTCCGCACCGCCCGCCGCTATCGCACCGTCCGAATCCAAGCCGGCAACCACGTCCTGACCGCCGCCGACCCTCTGCCCACCGACCTACGCAACGCCCTCAAGCGGATCCGCAGCCCCGAAGGTGCGCACTAA
- a CDS encoding transposase family protein: MIAYPATLDVPRELLGYVGRLLYRERRRRGTPKNSRRLTCFHQALFALAWFRSKPNIRLHGIAFGLSQATAYRYLHEAIDVLSTQAPDLHQALDRAVAAGVPHLILDGKIFNTDRCRIKTTSVKGETIDAWFSGKTSDFGENVRALCEPDGSPSGPATSNPAEPPTSKPPAATSCPPSTATPRPCPS, from the coding sequence GTGATCGCCTATCCTGCCACGCTCGACGTCCCCCGTGAACTGCTCGGCTACGTCGGCCGCCTGCTCTACCGGGAGCGCCGCCGCCGCGGCACACCGAAGAACTCCCGGCGCCTGACCTGCTTCCATCAAGCCCTGTTCGCCCTGGCCTGGTTCCGCTCCAAGCCCAACATCCGCCTGCACGGCATCGCATTCGGGCTATCCCAGGCCACCGCCTACCGCTACCTGCACGAGGCCATCGACGTCCTATCCACCCAGGCCCCCGACCTCCACCAAGCACTGGACCGCGCCGTCGCCGCCGGCGTCCCCCACCTCATCCTCGACGGCAAGATCTTCAACACCGATCGGTGCCGCATCAAGACCACCAGCGTGAAAGGCGAAACCATCGACGCCTGGTTCTCCGGCAAAACCAGCGACTTCGGGGAAAACGTCCGAGCACTGTGCGAACCCGACGGTTCCCCATCCGGACCAGCCACGTCGAACCCGGCGGAGCCGCCGACATCGAAGCCGCCCGCCGCCACGTCCTGCCCGCCGTCCACCGCTACGCCACGACCATGCCCGTCATAG
- a CDS encoding VanZ family protein, with translation MLRGTVLLFAIPILVVFLVVWNAKIHPSKLRLLGAIALVGYSLLALNVTLFPLPFQPALLHDLRLSDSPQNNLIPIQGLIQLIGRESSEVAARQIVGNVLLLLPLGYLVPTVWKVRSIRRLMLIALIVSLGIELTQFAVSRAIGYTYKIFDIDDILLNTLGGIIGYGAYLALIPVVRSSGMGDVEDSGLSKGHRASTSPSSSGSTQPNAKIIK, from the coding sequence ATGCTTAGGGGAACCGTTCTTCTTTTCGCAATCCCAATACTTGTCGTTTTCCTTGTAGTCTGGAATGCAAAGATCCATCCATCAAAGCTGCGACTGCTCGGAGCCATCGCGCTGGTAGGATATTCACTCCTAGCACTGAATGTGACGCTGTTTCCGTTGCCATTTCAACCGGCGCTGCTACATGATCTCCGGCTGAGTGACTCGCCCCAAAATAACCTGATACCCATCCAGGGGCTCATTCAGCTAATAGGGCGCGAAAGTTCGGAAGTAGCAGCGAGGCAAATTGTTGGCAATGTCCTGCTTTTGCTACCGCTTGGCTATCTAGTGCCCACGGTGTGGAAAGTTAGAAGTATCCGCCGCCTGATGCTTATCGCACTTATCGTTTCCCTGGGTATAGAGCTAACACAATTTGCCGTATCTCGCGCGATCGGTTATACCTATAAGATCTTCGATATTGACGACATTCTCTTGAATACCTTGGGTGGAATAATAGGCTATGGTGCATATCTAGCGCTGATTCCGGTGGTGCGATCTTCCGGGATGGGAGATGTCGAAGATTCTGGTCTCTCGAAGGGTCATCGCGCCTCGACCTCGCCTTCATCGTCCGGCAGCACCCAGCCTAACGCCAAGATCATAAAATAG
- a CDS encoding prepilin peptidase — protein MIGVALGTTTGGLLIGRIVRILADHFAPRKGVPYATEIITAAVFGLLGWRIGPAPLLPAYLYMAAAGVALSVIDLRARRLPDALTLPSYAVLLALVAVGGLVSRDGALAVGLVLGAVGTFSLYWCFRRMNTALGPGDVKASGLVGGILGTIDLHSWVAGIGAGLMLAALFAVALLISRKGSASTLIPYGPFMFAGCLVAVLAA, from the coding sequence ATGATCGGCGTTGCCCTGGGGACCACCACCGGCGGCCTCCTCATCGGGCGAATCGTCCGGATCCTCGCCGATCACTTCGCCCCGCGAAAAGGCGTGCCGTACGCAACCGAGATCATCACTGCGGCGGTATTCGGGCTGCTCGGCTGGCGTATCGGTCCTGCTCCGCTTCTCCCCGCATACCTCTATATGGCCGCTGCTGGAGTGGCGCTCAGCGTGATCGACCTGCGGGCGCGACGGCTGCCGGACGCGCTCACGCTGCCCTCGTACGCCGTCCTCCTGGCGCTCGTGGCCGTCGGCGGGTTGGTGAGCAGGGACGGAGCGCTCGCCGTGGGCCTGGTCCTCGGCGCCGTGGGCACCTTCTCGCTCTACTGGTGCTTCCGCCGGATGAACACCGCACTCGGACCGGGGGACGTCAAGGCGTCCGGCCTCGTCGGCGGGATCCTCGGGACTATCGACCTACATAGCTGGGTGGCCGGCATCGGTGCGGGGCTCATGCTGGCGGCGCTGTTTGCGGTGGCCCTGCTGATCAGCCGGAAGGGCTCCGCATCCACGCTCATCCCGTATGGACCGTTCATGTTCGCCGGCTGCCTTGTGGCCGTCCTCGCGGCGTGA
- a CDS encoding DUF932 domain-containing protein encodes MSRESLEWLNANTLIGFTEKRGTAWHYRASMQGEEPNHYPGPIPVDDVKRRLFGWEALSSPVYVEDPRGGLAQVPGRQAIVRSDNGHVMGIFSDGYEPHPYVEWLINTVSRLLDADLSIGSAGLLKGGAVAWVSVEVPENVVTPEGVEFRPHLFGATSFDGSLATTFKRAVTHIVCDNTMAAGLAERGQQVKIKHSRYSKLRLAEARDALNIVYALADEFSMVVRELCRVEVSERQWQAFLEAHTPMPQGRGRSRTMAENKRDTLAKLWNHDLRVAPWRGTAWGVVQAVNTFTHHEQNVRGAERAERNMLRAVTGGIEELDQSTLFTLSEVLGEAVISRFRR; translated from the coding sequence ATGTCCAGGGAGTCTCTGGAATGGCTGAACGCCAACACCTTGATCGGCTTCACCGAGAAGCGCGGTACGGCCTGGCACTACCGCGCGAGCATGCAAGGCGAGGAGCCGAACCACTATCCCGGCCCGATCCCTGTGGACGACGTCAAGCGGCGGCTGTTCGGCTGGGAGGCGCTGAGCAGCCCCGTCTACGTGGAAGACCCGCGCGGCGGACTGGCCCAGGTGCCCGGCAGGCAGGCCATCGTGCGCAGCGACAACGGCCATGTCATGGGCATCTTCTCCGACGGCTACGAGCCACATCCCTACGTCGAATGGCTGATCAACACCGTCTCCAGGCTCCTGGACGCCGATCTGTCGATCGGATCCGCCGGGCTGCTAAAGGGCGGAGCGGTCGCCTGGGTGTCGGTCGAGGTGCCCGAGAACGTCGTCACGCCCGAAGGCGTCGAGTTCCGGCCCCACCTGTTCGGTGCGACGTCCTTCGACGGTTCCCTGGCCACGACGTTCAAAAGGGCAGTGACTCACATCGTCTGTGACAATACGATGGCCGCTGGTCTCGCCGAGCGCGGGCAGCAGGTCAAGATCAAGCACTCCCGGTATTCGAAGCTGCGGCTCGCCGAAGCTCGGGACGCGCTGAACATCGTCTATGCGCTGGCCGACGAGTTCTCGATGGTCGTACGCGAGTTGTGCCGGGTCGAGGTCAGCGAGCGGCAGTGGCAGGCGTTCTTGGAGGCCCACACACCGATGCCACAGGGGCGAGGCCGCAGCCGAACGATGGCGGAGAACAAGCGAGACACCCTGGCCAAGCTTTGGAACCACGACCTACGCGTAGCGCCGTGGCGTGGTACGGCCTGGGGCGTGGTGCAGGCGGTCAACACCTTCACCCATCACGAGCAAAACGTACGCGGGGCTGAGCGAGCCGAACGCAACATGCTCCGCGCGGTCACCGGCGGCATCGAGGAACTCGATCAAAGCACCCTGTTCACCCTGTCCGAGGTGCTTGGCGAGGCGGTGATCTCTCGCTTCCGTCGGTAA
- a CDS encoding ATP-binding protein has protein sequence MALRRRPGRRVRQPGGPPRARGLRSRRAPPVPVRRRPSHDARRTPTGHPAAADRQKAARQVAEIHSLAGQSDRAPGITPPLSAPHHTETPTAIFGSVAGNRPGAVSLAHRGVLHLADAPEFARPVLDGLCRPMDSGQIHLAGQGRSVRYPARFTLVLDARPCQCPAGREECGCTPEARRRYRARLALLLSRVAVRAPVEWGDGQARASESSAAVAVRVLAARVRAAHRLADTPWRRNAEVPASDLRTRFPVVPEAAELLRSAVNTGLVTADGLPRLLRVAWTLADLRGADRPQLDDAAGALELWKGANGDGTR, from the coding sequence ATCGCCCTTCGCCGTCGACCTGGCCGACGTGTCCGGCAACCAGGCGGCCCGCCACGCGCTCGAGGTCTGCGCAGCAGGCGGGCACCACCTGTTCCTGTCCGGCGACGGCCCAGCCACGATGCTCGCCGAACGCCTACCGGGCATCCTGCCGCCGCTGACCGACAAAAGGCCGCCCGCCAGGTCGCCGAGATCCACTCGCTGGCCGGACAATCCGACAGGGCACCGGGGATCACGCCTCCGCTGTCCGCGCCGCACCATACGGAGACTCCTACAGCGATCTTCGGCAGTGTGGCGGGCAACCGCCCGGGTGCGGTCTCGCTCGCCCACCGCGGCGTGCTGCATCTGGCCGACGCGCCGGAGTTCGCCCGCCCGGTCCTGGACGGCCTGTGCCGGCCAATGGACAGCGGACAGATCCACCTCGCAGGGCAGGGCCGCAGCGTCCGCTACCCGGCACGGTTCACCCTGGTTCTCGATGCTCGCCCCTGCCAGTGCCCTGCAGGGCGGGAAGAGTGTGGCTGCACACCGGAGGCAAGGCGCCGCTACCGGGCGCGCCTGGCCCTGCTCCTGTCACGCGTCGCCGTACGCGCGCCTGTCGAGTGGGGGGATGGCCAAGCGCGGGCGAGTGAATCGAGCGCGGCGGTGGCCGTGCGGGTGCTCGCAGCGAGAGTGCGGGCGGCTCACCGGCTGGCCGACACGCCGTGGCGGAGGAACGCAGAGGTACCAGCGTCAGACCTGCGAACGCGCTTTCCCGTCGTGCCGGAGGCCGCCGAGCTGCTCCGATCGGCGGTCAACACCGGGCTCGTGACGGCTGACGGGCTGCCCCGGCTGCTGCGCGTGGCCTGGACACTGGCGGACCTGCGCGGTGCCGACCGCCCGCAGCTCGACGACGCGGCGGGTGCCCTGGAGTTGTGGAAGGGGGCGAACGGCGATGGAACCCGGTGA
- a CDS encoding DUF4192 domain-containing protein, whose protein sequence is MTSGLDHTVRLSRPADFIAIVPYMLGFYPERSIIAMAFEPTADPDSTARGLRFSMRFDLPDNSEDTPDLARRFADLLTRNGTERAMLIGYGPGWHVTPVMDAVRGALSDAGIDTIDALRVEDGRYWSYTCPDPDCCSPDGVPYDAGSNPAAAAAVFAGYVARPNRAALEAMLAPAGGQDREQVQAATREACAEARSLLATGGDHDWYHEGLAQVAAALDRTQAGQDLSADEVARLAVRLSAIFVRDAAMTLIGRYDDDTHIRLWTQLTRRVEPDFAAPPAALLAFLALRTGDGPLARVAVERALSADPRYSLAGLIRTALDCGLPPETVCGMDFAGMADEIADKAAQCPDLARPVLPVGW, encoded by the coding sequence ATGACCTCTGGTCTGGATCACACGGTGCGGCTGAGCCGTCCGGCGGACTTCATCGCGATCGTGCCCTACATGCTGGGATTCTACCCGGAGCGCAGCATCATCGCGATGGCGTTCGAACCCACCGCCGACCCTGACAGCACCGCCCGGGGGCTGCGGTTCAGCATGCGTTTCGACCTGCCGGACAACTCCGAGGACACGCCCGACCTGGCCCGGCGCTTCGCCGACCTGCTCACCCGCAACGGCACCGAACGGGCGATGCTCATCGGGTACGGGCCCGGGTGGCACGTCACTCCCGTGATGGACGCGGTACGCGGCGCACTGTCGGATGCGGGGATCGACACGATCGACGCGCTGCGGGTCGAGGACGGCCGCTACTGGTCATACACCTGCCCCGATCCCGACTGCTGCTCACCCGACGGCGTCCCGTACGACGCGGGGAGCAACCCGGCCGCCGCGGCGGCGGTGTTCGCCGGGTATGTTGCCCGGCCCAACCGCGCGGCACTCGAAGCCATGCTCGCCCCGGCCGGGGGACAGGACCGGGAACAGGTGCAGGCCGCCACCCGGGAAGCCTGCGCCGAGGCGCGCAGCCTGCTTGCCACTGGGGGCGATCACGACTGGTATCACGAGGGACTTGCTCAGGTCGCCGCCGCGCTGGACCGCACCCAGGCCGGACAGGACCTGTCCGCCGACGAGGTCGCCAGGCTCGCCGTCCGACTCAGTGCGATCTTCGTCCGAGACGCGGCCATGACCTTGATCGGCCGATACGACGACGACACCCACATCAGGCTGTGGACCCAACTCACCCGCAGGGTGGAACCGGACTTCGCCGCCCCTCCCGCCGCGCTGCTGGCGTTCCTCGCACTGCGCACCGGAGACGGACCGCTGGCGCGCGTCGCCGTGGAACGGGCGCTGTCGGCCGATCCCCGCTACAGCCTGGCAGGACTGATCCGCACCGCCCTGGACTGCGGGCTACCGCCGGAGACCGTCTGCGGCATGGACTTCGCGGGCATGGCCGACGAGATCGCCGACAAGGCCGCGCAGTGCCCGGACCTTGCGCGACCGGTGCTACCGGTGGGCTGGTGA
- a CDS encoding DUF2637 domain-containing protein, with product MGEPSTQAVRRIQRATIAGVALLALIAAVVSFRHMHELCLRHGEDRLAAVLTPLAVDGLIVVASMSILLANRSGSRGGLLAWSLLVVGSLASLGANVAVAEPSLIGRLIAAWPSLALIGSYELLMSQIRRFARAQPEAQDLSAPEPATDADVDPVEQQGEQQENAELPAEAHGNGRTLQREAWRWAQQKSQADGDLPSGVAIARAFARSPRWGRLVKKAGLAGELADASFEG from the coding sequence GTGGGAGAGCCGAGTACTCAAGCTGTTCGCCGCATCCAACGTGCGACGATCGCTGGTGTCGCGCTACTGGCGCTGATCGCGGCCGTCGTGTCGTTCAGGCACATGCACGAGCTCTGCCTGCGCCATGGTGAGGACCGCTTGGCGGCGGTGCTCACCCCTCTCGCCGTCGACGGCCTGATCGTCGTCGCCTCGATGTCCATCCTGTTGGCCAACCGGTCCGGCTCCCGTGGCGGCCTCCTGGCCTGGAGCCTGCTCGTGGTCGGCAGCCTGGCCAGCCTCGGAGCGAACGTCGCCGTCGCTGAACCCAGTCTGATCGGCCGGCTGATCGCCGCATGGCCGTCCCTCGCCTTGATCGGCAGTTATGAACTCCTGATGTCCCAAATTCGCCGCTTCGCGCGAGCGCAGCCAGAGGCCCAAGACCTGTCGGCCCCTGAACCTGCCACCGATGCGGATGTTGACCCCGTCGAGCAGCAAGGCGAGCAGCAGGAGAACGCCGAACTGCCTGCTGAGGCTCATGGGAATGGCCGGACACTCCAGCGAGAGGCCTGGCGGTGGGCGCAGCAGAAGAGTCAGGCAGACGGCGATCTGCCCAGCGGCGTCGCCATCGCCCGAGCCTTCGCCCGCAGCCCCCGGTGGGGCCGCCTGGTCAAGAAGGCTGGCCTCGCTGGTGAACTGGCCGACGCAAGTTTCGAAGGATAA